The Spea bombifrons isolate aSpeBom1 chromosome 7, aSpeBom1.2.pri, whole genome shotgun sequence genomic interval GTGTACTCACGTGGAGTCCGGACTAAATTTACACTTCATGGAGCAGCGCTTGTGAGCTGGGATTTTGGTTTTGGGGATTAGTTGGGTTAGATCTTCTCCAAGGCCTCCTGTCAGGTTCCAAACAAAGCAGTTTCCCTACAAGAAAAGACTGCGTCAGCAAACAACACTCGTCACCCGCGCCACTCGCCAAGCTAAATCCCCCACCCAAGGCTCACCGAGCTGTTCACAGCTGCCATGTAACTGGCATCAGGATCGATGTGGACCGAGTTGACGGCGACATCAGGCTCTGGAATAAGCTGCTCGTTCTGGTCGGTTTTTAGGTCCCAGATGTGAATGGCTCCGCTCTGGTCTCCAACGATCAGCTCAGCCTGGGGACACATTTTGTGATAGCGATCAGCGTTCTAAAAACATCTTCACCCAGCCATAATTACACATTTTAGGCGCAGTGCATATAGAACCCGACAAATAACGGGGGAATTGGTCATGTCGCCTCACGTGTAGTAGTAGCTAGTCACGCAAGCAAGGTTGTAAGCTACAGACGTTTAAGGTTTCTACTAAAGATTTAGAGTTTCTAGAACACGGACCCTGAGATCTGTATCTGCACAGAGCGTATAATCCGGCCTGTTAGGGGGGCTGGAAGAACCGAACACACCAAAGCTATGTAAGTGAACAAAGGGGCTTTGTCTAAGGTGTCTCCCAAGTAACAAGGTGGCATTGTGACTACAATCCTATCTTTCAGGTAAGTCTCAGGGATCACACCTGACCTGGACAATGGAATCTGGTCGATCAGAAGGTCACAGGGGAATGAGACAGAACTGAACAACTGGGACCTTGGCCAAAGAGCTGACAACGGCGTGTATCAGTGACTGCAATGAAGAAGAATGCCAGAAGCtctgtgctgcagcttctcgtGGAGAGCTGGGGGGTGGTGGCTGCCATCTGCTAACCTTTTCAGCACCAGAGCTTTGCCAAATACAATGTAATACGTGAAAaaaggcattattattattattttcagtctTGTCAGTGGGGTTGATAAGGAATTTCGGGTTCGTGAGTGTGCCCAGTGCTCTTGCAACTATATCGCCCTCAGATTACCTGGTTGGGGTGAAGAAAGACGCAGTTGATGGGTGCGTTCACCTGGAAGATTCGCTGACACTGGAGATTCCGAGATCTGGGGATAGAGGGGTCTAAATCAGGGCCTGCAGAATAATAAGTGTCAGTGTTCCCCCTAAGGTGAACAGTCCAGCAGGGaagcagttaaaataaaagcaccgCAGTAGGTGAGCTTTAATGTTAGCTCGTATCTCCTGCCTGCAAAGCTTTTGATCAGGGTGTTGTGATGCTCTGTGGGTCACCTCAGGTCCCAAATCCTCGCCATGCAGTCTTCTCCTCCGGTGTACATCCAGCGGCCGTCCTCATGGAATCCCACAGAGGTGATGTTCTTGCTGACTCCATCGTAGTTGATGACAGGATTGGGGTTGTTAGAGTTCAAATCGTACATGCGGATGTGCTGATAGCCTGGAGAGCAAGGAAAGTCAACGTGGCTCTCCGGCAACATCGTGCAGCTCAATCCTTAATATATTTCAGTCTACATGCATTATATACATTAGAAAACTCAACTAAAGTTAGACGTAAACCAAAGAGAAAGGTGCAGCTAAGGAGTCCCATTATGTAAAGAATACAtttactttaaaacatcataaaAAGTTAATGATccttaatgtaataataaaaaaataatatatatatatatatatataaaaaaaaaaaaagacaaacctgCAGCGGCTATCATGCTCCGGTCTGGAGTAACCTCAAGAGCATTCACTTGCTAAAAACCTGTGGTCAAGGTAAATTTGGTTATAAATATTGACATTTCAAGATCATCTAAGTCGCCCGTTTGCCACAAATACCGACACTTCCTAGGTAAGGATTGGAACACCTTTAATATTAAACAGCTCCGAAACGTAGGAGGCTGGTGATCGGGTTCGGCAGGCGTGGAGAAAAGGGTCTCATCAACACGCCACTGGAGTCCCACCACCTGCATTCGCTCAGGTTTTATGTAGGGAGATTAAGCAGGTGCTGAGAGGCCACTTCTAACTAACCAGAAAGCTGAAGGAAGAGGTTATTTTTGATGTAAGAATGGTTTGCTTTATTCTTCTGGTATTTCAGTTGGATGTTGCACGCCCCGTACTATCAGTACATTTTATTCTGAACGCGCCGGGCTGCCCCAGGAAAGCGAGGGTCGCTCGGAAGGATACAGAGTCTTGGTGCTGCACTGTGCGGGTACAGATGCCGCTGTGAGCTTGCCAAAAGCGTACGGTGTGATCATATCCGGCGGTAGCGAGGATCACCGGATCGCTGCCCACGGTCCCCTGAGAGGAGTTCATCCTGCTGTCCCTAAACACggaagagaaaagaaacaatTGGTTTACACAATGAACGAGTGCGTAAAGGGCctttggaaaacaggagtgatgggagtgataaagggccgttggaccacaggagtgatgggagtgataaagggctattggaacacaggagtgatgggagtgataaagggccattggaccacaggagtgatgggagtgataaagggccattggaacacaggagtgatgggagtgataaagggccattggaacacaggagtgatgggagtgataaagggccattggaacacaggagtgatgggagtgataaagggccattggaacacaggagtgatgggagtgataaagggccattggaacacaggagtgatgggagtgataaagggcctatgaagagattccattaaaaatcagccgtttccagctacaatagttatttacaacattaaccccgtctgcactggatttctgatcctttTCTAAGtgaaacttttgaacggtagtgcgtgtataatatatatttattattctatATAACATGCCGCAGAAAGcagctttttaaaacaaatcacaAAGCTATTTTCTTTCCTGATTTCGGGTCCCCTTCAGTACATATCAGACCTGGCCAAAGCGTGGCAAACCTTGGCATCCGACACGCGCTTTAGTGTATGACACACAGGAGAGCCACACAACGCAACTCTCTCacgttatatacatacaccacaCGCGCACTCTCacgttatatacatacatcacaCGCGCTCTCacgttatatacatacaccacaCGCGCACTCTCacgttatatacatacaccacaCGCGCGCTCTCacgttatatacatacaccacaCGTGCGCTCTCacgttatatacatacaccacaCGCGCGCTCTCACGTTATACACATACGCCACATGCGCGCTCTCACGTTATACACATACGCCACATGCGCGCTCTCACGTTATATACATACGCCACATGCGCGCTCTCACgttatatacatacaacacacactctctctcgaactttggggtttatttactagatggagagttgtgtttcagctccttcccttcacatacattatgaagggccatcccCGGTGAGCTCCTGCAGCAGGGAGAGCTtggccagccctgtataatgtatagttaaatcagcgacatttcttcagtctcctcacccgttaaattatacattatacggggccggCTCAGCGCTTCTTACTACTGAAGCCTGACAGTGCAGGGAGTGGAAACCAAAACTCTGCAGCCAGCTCTTCATTAAACGATTAAATGATTACAGGCGGACCCCCTCACAGCGCCGGGGACTTCCGCCGGATATAAGCCCATCATACAGAGGAAGATATCCCGCCAGCTGCCACCGAGACCCCGCGCTCACCTCCGGGGCTTCTGTCTCTTAGTCAGACGCCTTATTTAAGCGTCACCGTCCACTCTCGCTGTCGTCACTCGTATGGGTGGAGCCAATGGCTGTTCGGTGCTGAAAAGACCAAGAACTTCCGGGAAACGATGGGCAGGCGGGGAATGGAGTGAGAGCTGTCACTGCACCCTTTACCCCCCCTATAATCACACACTGCaccctctaaccacaccccaaTAATCACACACTGCACCCCCTAATAGCCACACCCCTTAATAATCACACACTGCACCATCTTGTCACACAAGGCATTCACTGCATCGTCTGTGAGGAAACTGCGTGTAGTAGAGAGGCGTctctaataaaaatgtatccgaCACTGAAGTCTCTGTTACTCCACAGCATTCTGTATAGAGAGCAGTGAGGTCTCGCTGGCCCGAGTGTACCCCGAGCGGAGGTCTCTTTGCCCCTAGCGTACCCCGAGCGGAGGTCTCTTTGCCCCTAGCCGTACCCCGAGTGGAGGTCTCGCTGGCCCTAGCGTACCCCGAGCGGAGGTCTCTTTGCCCCTAGCGTACCCCGAGCGGAGGTCTCTTTGCCCCTAGCGTACCCCGAGCGGAGGTCTCTTTGCCCCTAGCCGTACCCCGAGTGGAGGTCTCGCTGGCCCTAGCCGTACCCCGAGCGGAGGTCTCGCTGGCCCTAGCCGTACCCCGAGCGAAGGTCTCTTTGCCCCTAGCCGTACCCCGAGCGAAGGTCTCAGTAAGTATTGTAGGCAGGAGTCTTGGCGTGAATACAGCGGGTTACAGGTCAGTGACGGCTGCAGGTCACGTTGGCTCCGGCAGCGCAGCTGTTTAAGCAAACCAGGAATAATGGAGCG includes:
- the MLST8 gene encoding target of rapamycin complex subunit LST8; the encoded protein is MNSSQGTVGSDPVILATAGYDHTVRFWQAHSGICTRTVQHQDSQVNALEVTPDRSMIAAAGYQHIRMYDLNSNNPNPVINYDGVSKNITSVGFHEDGRWMYTGGEDCMARIWDLRSRNLQCQRIFQVNAPINCVFLHPNQAELIVGDQSGAIHIWDLKTDQNEQLIPEPDVAVNSVHIDPDASYMAAVNSSGNCFVWNLTGGLGEDLTQLIPKTKIPAHKRCSMKCKFSPDSTLLATCSADQTCKIWRTSNFSLMTELSIKSSNPGETSRGWMWDCAFSGDSQYIVTASSDNLARLWCVETGEIKREYSGHQKAVVCLAFNDSVLG